The genomic segment AACTCACGCCTCAGCAGACCAGAACCGTGCGGCAAGCCTTTCGAAGCCGCTTTCCGAAGCTTTGCGCAATCAGCAAAGCAGACGAATCCAAACTACAGTCATTCCCCTATCTCGACGAAGACTTGAAGCTCGTAAAAGCCTACGAGGGAAAAGGCGGATGGATGATTGCCCGCCTGCATCTCGCTGGAGCGGTTGACTGTGAGGATGCCGAGACTGGTTTTGAGATGAATGACACTTGGTTCACGATTGATCCGCAGAAATCGGTGAAATACCTCGATGAAGGTTTGTGGCTGGTCGACGCTGGCGATTACGACAACGACGGTCAGTCAGAGATCCTGTTCGCGATCAATAGCCATAACCGGGGCGGCTATAAGCTGTTTTACGATCACTTCAAGAAGCACACCACATTCGAATACGCTTTCCACTGAATACTGGATTCCTTGTTCTCGCTGGGTGAAAGGATACGGGTGCTTCATTGAACGGATTGGCGCCTACTCAGACATTCGAAAAGCAACCGCAGATCCTTCGACTCCGCTGCGCTCCGCTCAGGATGACAGCTGGTGGAAGGGTCGAGGTGAACGAGGGATCGGAGTCGAAGCAATCAGAAGAAACCGTCCGCCCCGCACTGACCACTCTGTCGCGTCTCCGCTATGATTCCATGTACTGTTCAGCAAAGTTCTGACCTGCAGGTGTCCGCATGACAATCTCCGCCGGCGATGCCGTTGCGACGAAGTCCCAGCTCCGCAAGACGATGGGGTTCTGGGATGTGCTGCTGTTCAATATCGCTACGGTGCTGGGGCCGCGGTGGATTGCGGCGGCGGGGCACAACGGCACCTCGTCGATCAGTTTGTGGGTGCTGGCCGCGGTGTTCTTCTTTGTGCCGGGCGCGTTCGTCATCAACGAGCTTTCGTCGCGCTTTCCGGAGGAGGGCGGGCTCTACGCGTGGTCGCGCGAGGCGTTCGGGCCGTTTCACGGATTCGTCGCCGGGTGGACCTACTGGATCTACACCGTCTTCTACTTTCCGGGGCTGCTGCTGGCGTCGGCGTCGATGTCGGCTTACATCATCGGCGGCAACGGCGTGACGCTTGCGGGGAACCGCACGTATCTTCTCGTGGTGTCGCTGGCGCTGCTGCTGGTGGCGGTGGTGCTGAACATCATCGGGCTCAATATTGGGAAGTGGCTGCAGAACGCGGGCGGGGTGGGGACGTATGTTCCGCTGTGCATTCTTGTGGTTCTCGGCGCGGTCATCGCGCTCACACGCGGCTCGGCGACGCAGTTCACGGTGCACAACATGATGCCGGCGTGGAACTGGGACACGGTGAACTTCTGGTCGCAGATTGCGTTTGCGTTTACGGGGCTCGAGCTGGTCTCGGCCATGAGCGAGGAGGTGCGCGACCCGCGGCGCACGCTGCCGCGGGCCGTGTTTGGGGCGGGCGCACTGATTGCGCTGATGTATATCGCCGGGACGTTTGCGATTCTGGCCCTGGTGCCTGCGGGGAATATCGATCCGCAGAGCGGCGTGTTTCATGCGATTACGGTGGGATCGACGGCGCTGAAAATCGGGGTGCTGGGCGTGATTGCTGCCCTGCTGGTGACGGCGGGGAATGCGGGCGGCGTGGGCTCGACCGTGGCGGGCATTGCGCGCGTGCCGTTTGCCGTGGGCATCGATCGCTATCTGCCCGCGGCGTTTGGGAAGATCCATCCGAAGTGGAAGACGCCTTGGATTTCGATCCTGGTGCAGGCGGGATTGTCGGGCGCGATCCTGCTGCTGAGCCAGGTGCATACGCGGTCGGCGATTGTGGGCTACCAGATTGTGGTGGACGCGGCGATCATCCTCTACTTCATTCCG from the Occallatibacter riparius genome contains:
- a CDS encoding APC family permease; translation: MTISAGDAVATKSQLRKTMGFWDVLLFNIATVLGPRWIAAAGHNGTSSISLWVLAAVFFFVPGAFVINELSSRFPEEGGLYAWSREAFGPFHGFVAGWTYWIYTVFYFPGLLLASASMSAYIIGGNGVTLAGNRTYLLVVSLALLLVAVVLNIIGLNIGKWLQNAGGVGTYVPLCILVVLGAVIALTRGSATQFTVHNMMPAWNWDTVNFWSQIAFAFTGLELVSAMSEEVRDPRRTLPRAVFGAGALIALMYIAGTFAILALVPAGNIDPQSGVFHAITVGSTALKIGVLGVIAALLVTAGNAGGVGSTVAGIARVPFAVGIDRYLPAAFGKIHPKWKTPWISILVQAGLSGAILLLSQVHTRSAIVGYQIVVDAAIILYFIPFLYMFAAVIVLAARKDRRENEHAVLVPGGKAGVWICGALGFVVVLVGIGLSFVPPGGSDAMDFEIKLVGGTVGAILIGLVLYWRGVRSKAAV